A genome region from Mesorhizobium sp. B2-1-8 includes the following:
- a CDS encoding ABC transporter ATP-binding protein, whose protein sequence is MNSGVDLLRVEDLGISFAIIGGPLHAVRRANLRVLPGKVTALVGESGSGKSVLSQAVMGILPNTAHVRGRILFSDPEKPGTTQDILQMPRDGPEIRALRGSRIGKIFQEPMISLSPLHTIGNQVSESLQIHTPMARAERKARTEEMLSLVGFPNPKRAYDMYPFELSGGLRQRAMIAMALICRPALLIADEPTTALDVTIQAQILQLLRGLQSKLNMAMLLITHDLGVVANVADEVVVMYHGEIMEAGPVEAIFRRPGHPYLKGLMAAVPHFDLKPGERLKALREVPVNVGTLLGKQTAPASKGPDDILLSVRDLTKVFTIRKSGWFGGDRQTSVRAVDGVSFDIRRGECLGLVGESGCGKTTVSKMLMRAVTPSGGSVIFNGRDGPIDVLGGDRDALRLLRAKIQMVFQDPVSSLSPRMTVENILSEPLEIHQRGNAASRLATVKSLMQAIGLDPRFIKRYPHSFSGGQRQRIGIARALALGPELLICDEPVSALDVSVQAQILNLLKDLQKELGLTYLFISHNLAVVDYMADRIAVMCGGRIVELAPREILLRKPVHPYTRSLVAAVPFPDLDRPMDFKTLKLGGASDASAWGPQFHDEGEEDTLSPIDLGGGHLVLARRLADVSELRH, encoded by the coding sequence ATGAATTCGGGCGTTGATCTACTACGGGTCGAAGATCTTGGCATCTCTTTTGCCATTATCGGGGGACCGTTGCACGCCGTCAGGCGTGCAAATCTTCGCGTCCTTCCCGGCAAGGTCACCGCGCTTGTGGGCGAGTCCGGTTCCGGAAAATCGGTTCTTAGCCAGGCAGTGATGGGCATTTTGCCGAACACCGCCCATGTTCGTGGCCGTATCCTGTTTTCCGATCCTGAAAAGCCCGGCACGACACAGGATATCCTGCAGATGCCACGTGATGGACCCGAAATCCGGGCGCTGAGAGGCAGCCGCATCGGCAAGATCTTTCAGGAGCCGATGATATCGCTTTCGCCGCTGCACACGATCGGCAACCAGGTCAGCGAATCCCTGCAGATTCATACGCCCATGGCTCGGGCGGAGCGCAAGGCGCGGACCGAGGAAATGCTCAGCCTTGTCGGCTTTCCCAATCCCAAGCGCGCCTATGACATGTATCCGTTTGAACTTTCGGGGGGATTGCGTCAGCGCGCCATGATCGCCATGGCGCTTATCTGCCGGCCCGCCCTGTTGATTGCCGACGAGCCGACGACGGCGTTGGATGTCACCATCCAGGCGCAGATCCTGCAATTGCTGCGCGGGCTTCAGAGCAAGCTGAATATGGCGATGCTGCTGATCACGCACGACCTCGGCGTTGTCGCCAATGTCGCCGACGAGGTGGTGGTCATGTACCATGGCGAGATCATGGAAGCGGGACCTGTCGAGGCGATATTCCGCCGGCCAGGTCACCCTTACCTAAAGGGCCTGATGGCGGCCGTTCCGCATTTCGACCTGAAGCCGGGCGAGAGGCTAAAGGCGCTCCGCGAGGTGCCGGTGAACGTCGGCACCCTGCTGGGCAAGCAGACGGCGCCGGCATCGAAAGGACCGGACGACATCCTGTTGTCGGTCAGGGATCTGACAAAGGTTTTTACCATCCGCAAGTCCGGATGGTTCGGCGGGGATCGTCAAACCTCTGTTCGCGCCGTGGACGGCGTGAGCTTCGATATCAGGCGGGGCGAGTGCCTGGGCCTGGTCGGCGAAAGTGGTTGCGGCAAAACCACCGTCAGCAAGATGCTCATGCGGGCTGTCACGCCTAGCGGCGGCTCTGTGATCTTCAATGGCCGCGATGGACCGATCGACGTATTGGGAGGCGACAGAGACGCCCTGCGCCTGCTGCGCGCGAAAATCCAGATGGTCTTTCAGGATCCGGTTTCGTCGCTTTCACCTCGCATGACGGTGGAAAATATCTTGAGCGAGCCGCTGGAAATCCATCAACGTGGCAATGCCGCGTCCCGACTAGCCACCGTCAAGAGCCTGATGCAGGCAATCGGGCTCGATCCGCGCTTCATCAAGCGTTATCCCCACAGTTTCTCCGGCGGGCAGCGTCAGCGTATCGGCATCGCGCGCGCGTTAGCCCTGGGGCCAGAACTCCTGATCTGCGACGAGCCGGTTTCGGCGCTCGATGTCTCTGTCCAGGCGCAGATCCTAAACCTCCTGAAGGACCTGCAGAAGGAACTGGGCCTGACCTACCTGTTCATATCCCACAATCTGGCGGTGGTGGACTACATGGCGGACCGCATCGCGGTGATGTGCGGCGGGCGTATCGTCGAGCTTGCGCCGCGCGAAATTCTGCTCAGGAAACCGGTCCACCCCTACACGCGCTCACTGGTCGCCGCAGTCCCTTTCCCCGATCTCGACCGGCCGATGGATTTCAAGACGCTGAAGCTCGGCGGCGCTTCCGACGCCAGCGCATGGGGACCGCAATTCCACGACGAGGGCGAAGAGGATACGCTGTCGCCGATCGATCTTGGCGGCGGCCACCTCGTGCTGGCCCGACGTTTGGCCGATGTCAGTGAGTTGCGCCATTGA